A stretch of Arthrobacter sunyaminii DNA encodes these proteins:
- a CDS encoding ScyD/ScyE family protein: MKKSSPALASLAAVAALGLVASPASAGGGHHPKPPAPAAPVAGEVTTVAEGLLTPLSFAVGKRGTLDVTQDFAGLLTRIMPDGTTEILDAAEPGSGYSFGAVSKSSKQRGITYYTTVIGAATNDPAQNMSALKSVDRNGNIRTVADIAGYEFSQNPDSVNHYGFDSIDAACAAQIPAGIPVSYTGLEDSNPYASLPVRRGVIVADAGMNSLIRVDRNGGISTVAVLPPIPLVLTAEIAEGLGLPQCTAGLTYNLEPVPTDVERGPDGYLYVTSLPGGGGLNNGSVFRVNERSGESELVATGFAGATGLAVNNQGDLFVAELLGNRISVVPAGSDTPELFYEVNQPAALELHDGALYASVNALPPGGVQEPEAEEPPVVEPPVDPGPPAGRIIRIGFEDNCGGGRGHHGHHGHHGSVADSLDADTLDEEQEDQ; the protein is encoded by the coding sequence GTGAAGAAATCATCGCCCGCCCTTGCCTCCCTGGCCGCAGTAGCGGCTCTGGGACTCGTTGCCTCGCCGGCTTCCGCCGGAGGAGGGCACCACCCCAAACCGCCGGCCCCGGCCGCTCCCGTCGCCGGAGAGGTCACAACCGTCGCCGAAGGACTGCTCACTCCCCTGAGCTTTGCCGTCGGTAAGAGAGGAACACTGGATGTAACCCAGGATTTCGCCGGGCTGCTCACCCGAATCATGCCTGACGGCACCACCGAAATCCTTGATGCCGCGGAGCCCGGCTCCGGCTATTCTTTCGGGGCAGTATCCAAGTCATCGAAGCAGCGCGGCATCACCTACTACACCACGGTCATCGGCGCCGCCACGAACGATCCTGCACAGAACATGTCCGCGCTGAAGTCGGTCGATCGGAACGGCAACATTAGGACCGTCGCAGACATCGCCGGCTATGAGTTTTCGCAGAACCCTGACAGCGTCAACCACTACGGATTCGACAGCATCGATGCGGCTTGCGCTGCACAGATACCCGCAGGCATTCCGGTGTCCTATACAGGGCTGGAGGATTCCAACCCTTACGCTTCCCTCCCGGTGCGCCGCGGTGTGATCGTTGCTGACGCCGGCATGAACTCCCTGATTCGGGTGGACCGCAACGGCGGCATCTCAACGGTTGCAGTGTTGCCTCCGATTCCCCTCGTCCTGACCGCGGAGATAGCGGAAGGGCTCGGCCTGCCGCAGTGCACCGCGGGACTCACCTACAACTTGGAACCGGTACCGACCGACGTCGAACGAGGTCCGGACGGCTATCTGTATGTGACATCGCTGCCCGGGGGCGGCGGGCTGAACAACGGGTCCGTGTTCAGGGTGAACGAACGCAGCGGCGAGTCAGAACTGGTAGCCACCGGATTCGCAGGGGCAACGGGACTGGCAGTGAACAACCAGGGCGATCTTTTCGTCGCCGAGCTGCTGGGCAACCGGATTTCGGTGGTGCCCGCCGGATCCGACACTCCGGAGCTCTTCTATGAAGTGAACCAGCCCGCAGCCCTGGAGCTTCATGACGGCGCTCTCTACGCCTCGGTGAATGCGCTTCCCCCCGGCGGGGTTCAGGAGCCGGAAGCTGAGGAGCCGCCTGTCGTTGAACCACCCGTTGACCCGGGTCCCCCGGCTGGACGAATTATCCGCATTGGCTTCGAGGACAACTGCGGCGGCGGTCGCGGCCACCACGGCCACCACGGCCACCACGGATCCGTTGCTGACTCGCTGGACGCTGACACGCTGGATGAGGAGCAGGAAGACCAGTAG
- the rbfA gene encoding 30S ribosome-binding factor RbfA, with protein sequence MADPARAAKLADRIKVVVAQALERRIKDPRLGFVTLTDARVTNDLQHATLYYTVFGDEAQQADTKAALESARGVLRAEVGKNITVRLTPTLEFVPDEIPVNASHLEELIRAAKARDAELEALKKGATYAGDADPYRKDEDFDEEEDEADEETPAGSDAK encoded by the coding sequence ATGGCAGATCCAGCACGCGCTGCAAAGCTCGCTGACCGAATCAAGGTTGTGGTTGCCCAGGCGCTGGAACGGCGGATCAAGGATCCCCGGCTGGGGTTTGTGACCCTCACCGACGCCCGCGTCACCAATGACCTGCAGCATGCGACGTTGTACTACACCGTTTTTGGTGACGAAGCGCAGCAGGCAGACACCAAGGCAGCACTGGAGTCCGCCCGCGGCGTCCTGCGCGCCGAGGTTGGCAAGAACATTACCGTGCGCCTGACGCCCACGCTGGAATTCGTCCCCGACGAGATTCCCGTGAATGCCAGCCACCTGGAAGAACTGATCCGTGCCGCCAAGGCCCGCGATGCAGAGCTCGAAGCCCTCAAGAAGGGCGCCACCTACGCCGGTGACGCTGATCCGTACCGCAAGGACGAGGACTTCGACGAGGAAGAGGACGAAGCCGACGAGGAAACTCCGGCCGGCTCCGACGCCAAGTAG
- a CDS encoding pyridoxal phosphate-dependent aminotransferase: MPELSPHVRNAPPNQIREITQSAWAQPNSIVLSIGEPGFPTPAHILEAAGATLARDETGYTPNAGIMPLRAAFAERAGRQNGVEVAPGRAFVTSGAQQGLHLAMSMLLDAGDEILIPNPGYPTFAMTAELLHAVPVEYPLYPEHDFQPRIADIEALITPRTRVLLLNSPSNPLGAVFSEDLVQELVLLARRRDLWILSDECYEAFTYDVPHVSPLKYDGGGAGSPAIAGGERVIVSVTLSKTYGLTGLRIGALITPAGLEKQMSTVMESIVSCVASPSQYAALSALTGPQDYVTEAAAHYRANRDAAAAVLDGKGIPYLKAQGAFYLWADVSHATGGDVRSWTQKFLAERGVAVAPGTAFGSIGEGWIRIALCGDSGELVAGLERLPSRPLE; the protein is encoded by the coding sequence ATGCCTGAGCTCTCGCCCCACGTCCGCAACGCTCCGCCCAACCAGATCCGTGAGATCACGCAGTCAGCCTGGGCCCAGCCGAATTCGATTGTGCTGAGCATCGGTGAGCCGGGTTTCCCCACTCCCGCACACATCCTCGAAGCTGCCGGGGCCACCCTGGCCCGGGACGAGACCGGTTATACGCCCAATGCCGGCATCATGCCCCTGCGTGCAGCGTTTGCCGAGCGGGCCGGCCGGCAGAACGGGGTGGAGGTAGCCCCCGGGCGGGCCTTCGTGACGTCCGGGGCGCAGCAGGGCCTGCATTTGGCGATGAGCATGCTTCTGGACGCCGGGGATGAGATCCTGATTCCCAATCCCGGTTACCCGACCTTCGCTATGACCGCAGAGCTGCTGCACGCCGTTCCGGTGGAGTATCCGCTCTATCCCGAGCATGACTTCCAGCCGCGGATCGCGGACATTGAGGCACTGATTACCCCGCGGACCCGGGTCCTGCTGCTGAACTCACCGTCCAATCCGCTGGGCGCCGTCTTTAGCGAGGACCTGGTGCAGGAACTGGTCCTGCTGGCCCGGCGGCGGGACCTGTGGATCCTTTCCGACGAGTGCTACGAGGCCTTCACCTACGACGTGCCGCACGTCAGCCCGCTGAAGTACGACGGCGGAGGGGCTGGTTCCCCGGCCATCGCCGGCGGGGAACGCGTCATTGTGTCCGTGACGCTCTCCAAGACCTACGGCCTGACCGGACTGCGGATCGGCGCCCTGATCACGCCGGCCGGCCTGGAGAAGCAGATGAGCACGGTCATGGAGTCGATCGTGTCCTGCGTGGCCTCGCCGTCGCAGTACGCAGCGCTCTCCGCGCTCACCGGCCCGCAGGACTACGTCACGGAGGCAGCGGCGCACTACCGGGCCAACCGTGACGCCGCCGCGGCAGTGCTGGACGGCAAGGGAATTCCCTACCTGAAGGCACAGGGTGCGTTCTACCTCTGGGCCGACGTCTCCCATGCCACCGGCGGCGACGTGCGGTCCTGGACGCAGAAGTTTCTCGCCGAGCGGGGCGTTGCCGTGGCACCGGGCACAGCGTTTGGTTCCATCGGCGAGGGCTGGATCCGGATTGCACTGTGCGGCGACAGCGGTGAGCTGGTCGCCGGACTCGAGCGCCTTCCATCCCGTCCGCTGGAGTAG
- a CDS encoding YlxR family protein — MDKAGSPSAFFLSPAASGAAAHVPKRTCIGCRKTDDQAVLVRLAAVGTDGRIAVRVDERRRMSGRGAWVHRGSACFAAALRRHAFNRAFRGPADTADAEAWFKALEDAPTGSGLETVQPESGSEI; from the coding sequence ATGGACAAGGCCGGGTCACCGTCCGCTTTCTTTTTGTCCCCTGCAGCCTCAGGCGCTGCAGCGCACGTCCCGAAAAGGACATGCATAGGGTGCAGGAAAACGGATGACCAGGCTGTTCTGGTGCGACTGGCAGCAGTTGGCACGGACGGCAGGATTGCCGTCCGGGTTGACGAACGCCGTCGTATGTCTGGCCGCGGGGCCTGGGTGCACCGCGGATCAGCATGCTTTGCAGCAGCGCTTCGGCGGCATGCGTTCAACCGGGCCTTTCGGGGGCCGGCTGACACGGCAGATGCGGAAGCTTGGTTCAAGGCTCTTGAGGACGCTCCGACCGGGAGTGGACTCGAAACCGTCCAACCTGAAAGCGGGTCAGAAATCTGA
- the truB gene encoding tRNA pseudouridine(55) synthase TruB, translating to MNSGQVRSGLIIVDKPQGWTSHDVVGRLRKLAGTRKVGHAGTLDPMATGVLVVGINKATRLLTYIVGTSKTYEATIRLGQSTVTDDAEGEITAETIAAAVTDEDIMAAVADLTGDIQQVPSSVSAIKVNGERSYAKVRAGGEVNLPARPVTVSRFEVHDIRRESGGRLRDVDVTVDCSSGTYIRALARDLGAALGVGGHLTALRRTCVGPYSLDQAATLEQLASDLQVLDLDDAARALFPVRELSAEEALDLSHGRRIPPSEIAGIDAGTPVAAFAPSGTLVGLLENRGQAGAAFPAAYAKALLVFAPGNEAV from the coding sequence GTGAATTCCGGGCAGGTCCGTTCAGGGCTGATTATTGTGGACAAGCCGCAGGGATGGACCAGCCACGATGTGGTTGGCCGCCTGCGGAAACTAGCGGGAACCCGAAAAGTGGGGCATGCGGGGACACTGGACCCCATGGCTACCGGAGTGCTGGTGGTGGGCATCAATAAGGCCACCCGGCTGCTGACCTACATCGTGGGCACCTCCAAGACCTATGAAGCCACGATCCGCCTGGGCCAGTCCACCGTTACGGACGATGCCGAGGGCGAGATTACCGCGGAAACCATTGCCGCCGCGGTCACTGACGAAGACATTATGGCTGCCGTCGCGGACCTGACCGGGGATATCCAGCAGGTTCCCAGCAGCGTCAGCGCCATCAAGGTCAACGGAGAGCGTTCCTACGCCAAGGTGCGTGCAGGCGGAGAAGTGAACCTGCCCGCCCGGCCGGTGACCGTGTCCCGCTTTGAGGTCCACGACATCCGGCGGGAAAGCGGCGGACGGCTGCGCGACGTCGACGTCACCGTTGATTGTTCCTCCGGCACCTACATCCGCGCCCTGGCACGCGACCTTGGCGCCGCCCTCGGCGTCGGCGGGCATCTGACCGCACTGCGCCGCACCTGCGTGGGCCCGTACAGCCTGGACCAGGCCGCCACGCTGGAGCAGCTCGCCTCTGATCTGCAGGTACTGGACCTCGACGACGCCGCCCGGGCACTGTTCCCGGTCCGTGAGCTGAGTGCCGAAGAGGCCCTTGACCTGTCCCACGGACGCCGGATCCCGCCGTCCGAGATCGCAGGAATCGATGCCGGCACCCCGGTCGCGGCGTTTGCGCCGTCCGGGACCCTTGTTGGCCTGCTGGAAAACAGGGGTCAGGCGGGCGCAGCCTTCCCGGCAGCTTATGCCAAGGCACTGCTGGTTTTCGCACCGGGGAACGAGGCAGTCTAA
- the nusA gene encoding transcription termination factor NusA, which produces MDIDMSALRLLEREREIPLDLLIPTIEQALLVAYHKTAGAQDKARAELDRKNGHVTIWATELDDDGEAVGEFDDTPTGFGRIAASTARQIILQRLRDVEDDAIVGEFKGREGEIVSGQIQQGNNPHMIQVNLGSVEALLPPTEQVPGEKYTHGSRLRAFVVDVRRGFKGPSITLSRSHPGLVRKLFELEVPEIADGSVEIVALAREAGHRTKIAVKGHVPGINAKGACIGEMGSRVRAVMTELHDEKIDIVDFDEDPATFIANSLSPSRVNSVTITDEDTRSARVVVPDYQLSLAIGKEGQNARLAAKLTGWRIDIVSDAKSA; this is translated from the coding sequence ATGGATATTGATATGAGTGCGCTGAGGCTGCTGGAACGCGAACGGGAGATCCCCCTGGATCTGCTGATTCCGACCATCGAGCAGGCGCTTTTGGTGGCTTACCACAAGACAGCCGGGGCGCAGGACAAAGCCCGCGCAGAGCTGGACCGCAAGAATGGGCACGTCACCATTTGGGCCACGGAGCTGGACGACGACGGCGAGGCCGTGGGTGAGTTCGATGACACTCCCACCGGGTTCGGCCGCATCGCCGCAAGCACCGCACGGCAGATCATCCTGCAGCGGCTGCGCGACGTCGAAGACGACGCCATCGTGGGCGAGTTCAAGGGCCGCGAGGGAGAAATCGTCTCCGGCCAGATCCAGCAGGGCAACAACCCGCACATGATCCAGGTCAACCTGGGTTCCGTTGAGGCGCTGCTGCCTCCCACGGAGCAGGTTCCGGGCGAGAAATACACCCATGGTTCCCGGCTGCGTGCCTTTGTTGTGGACGTGCGCCGCGGCTTCAAGGGTCCGTCCATTACGCTTTCCCGTTCCCATCCGGGTCTGGTGCGCAAGCTCTTTGAGCTGGAGGTCCCCGAGATCGCCGACGGCAGCGTCGAGATTGTTGCCCTGGCCCGCGAAGCAGGCCACCGGACCAAGATCGCCGTCAAGGGACACGTCCCGGGTATTAACGCCAAGGGTGCCTGCATCGGCGAGATGGGTTCGCGGGTCCGCGCGGTCATGACCGAACTGCATGACGAGAAAATCGACATTGTGGACTTCGATGAAGATCCGGCGACCTTCATCGCCAACTCCCTCTCGCCGTCGCGCGTGAACTCCGTCACCATCACCGACGAAGACACGCGTTCGGCGCGGGTTGTTGTTCCCGACTACCAGCTGTCCCTGGCCATCGGTAAAGAAGGACAGAATGCCCGCCTGGCAGCCAAGCTGACCGGCTGGCGAATCGACATCGTTTCCGACGCCAAGAGCGCCTAA
- the infB gene encoding translation initiation factor IF-2, which yields MAKVRVHELAKELGITSKDAVAKLQELGEFVRSASSTIEAPVVKKLRGAFPASASKPESKPAEKAGTPGPRPSAAPAAPAPAAPAPAPSAPAPAASAPAAPAPAAPAPAEAAAPAAPAPAAPAASAPAADTAAAPSPGAKPGARPGPKAPEAEKPAASSDSGRSNAPRPGAPRPAARPGNNPFATSQGMPRPRGRGENERGSGAPRPGNNPFAPSQGMPRPGRRDENTERPAAAGAGGPRPAAGSGGPRPGAPRPGAPRPGAPRPASARPAGPGGPRPTPGMMPNRTERPAAPARGGAGGGPRRGPGGAPGGAPGAGGGAPVGGGFGKGGRGRGGTAGAFGKGGAGRGKQRKSKRAKRQELEQMSAPSLGGVSVPRGDGNTVVRLRRGASITDFADKIEANPAALVTVLFHLGEMATATQSLDEETFGVLGSELGYKIQVVSPEDEERELLSTFDIDFDAELEAEGDDQLEARPPVVTIMGHVDHGKTRLLDAIRNTKVVEGEAGGITQHIGAYQIQFDHEGTTRPITFIDTPGHEAFTAMRARGAKVTDIAVLVVAADDGVMPQTIEALNHAQAADVPIVVAVNKIDKEGANPEKVRGQLTEYGLVPEEYGGDTMFVEVSARQNLNIDALLEAVLLTADAALDMRANPNKDARGIAIEANLDKGRGAVATVLVQSGTLKVGDTIVAGTAHGRVRAMFDENGANVTEAGPSRPVQVLGLSNVPRAGDTFFVTDDERTARQIAEKREAADRNAALAKRRKRISLEDFDQAVADGKVDTLNLILKGDVSGAVEALEDSLLKIDVGEGVQLRVIHRGVGAITQNDVNLATVDNAVIIGFNVKPAERVADLAEREGVDMRFYSVIYAAIDDIELALKGMLKPEYEEVQLGTAEVREVFRSSKFGNIAGSIVRSGVIRRNAKARVTRDGKVIGDNLTVDSLKRFKDDATEVRTDFECGIGLGSFNDVKEGDIIETFEMREKPRV from the coding sequence GTGGCCAAGGTCCGCGTACACGAGCTCGCCAAAGAGCTCGGCATCACCTCGAAGGACGCAGTTGCAAAACTGCAGGAACTGGGCGAATTCGTCCGTTCCGCCTCATCAACGATTGAGGCACCCGTAGTCAAGAAGCTTCGCGGCGCTTTCCCGGCGTCCGCATCAAAGCCCGAATCCAAGCCGGCCGAGAAGGCCGGAACACCCGGCCCCCGCCCGTCAGCAGCACCCGCTGCTCCGGCACCGGCCGCACCCGCTCCGGCACCCTCTGCGCCTGCACCTGCTGCATCCGCACCGGCTGCTCCGGCTCCCGCTGCACCGGCCCCCGCCGAAGCAGCTGCTCCCGCAGCCCCGGCACCGGCCGCTCCCGCAGCATCAGCTCCCGCAGCAGACACCGCTGCCGCTCCGTCGCCGGGCGCCAAGCCCGGTGCACGTCCGGGCCCCAAGGCTCCGGAGGCTGAAAAGCCTGCCGCTTCCAGCGACAGCGGACGCAGCAACGCGCCCCGTCCGGGCGCTCCGCGTCCGGCAGCACGGCCGGGCAACAACCCGTTTGCAACCTCCCAGGGCATGCCGCGCCCCCGTGGCCGCGGCGAGAACGAGCGTGGTTCGGGCGCACCGCGTCCGGGTAACAACCCGTTTGCTCCGTCCCAGGGCATGCCCCGTCCGGGCCGCCGTGACGAGAACACCGAGCGTCCTGCAGCAGCAGGCGCCGGCGGTCCCCGTCCCGCAGCCGGTTCCGGTGGTCCCCGTCCGGGCGCACCGCGTCCGGGTGCACCCCGTCCGGGCGCCCCGCGTCCGGCATCGGCACGTCCTGCAGGCCCCGGCGGCCCCCGTCCCACTCCGGGCATGATGCCCAACCGCACCGAGCGTCCGGCAGCCCCGGCACGCGGCGGTGCCGGTGGCGGACCCCGCAGGGGACCGGGCGGCGCTCCGGGCGGAGCTCCCGGTGCAGGCGGCGGCGCACCCGTTGGCGGCGGCTTCGGTAAGGGCGGCCGCGGACGCGGCGGCACTGCCGGTGCTTTCGGCAAGGGCGGCGCAGGTCGCGGCAAGCAGCGCAAGTCGAAGCGGGCAAAGCGGCAGGAACTGGAGCAGATGTCAGCTCCGTCGCTGGGCGGCGTTTCAGTACCCCGCGGTGACGGCAACACTGTTGTCCGTCTGCGCCGCGGCGCGTCCATCACGGACTTCGCCGACAAGATTGAGGCCAACCCGGCAGCACTCGTGACCGTACTGTTCCACCTCGGTGAAATGGCAACGGCCACGCAGTCCCTGGACGAGGAGACCTTCGGTGTCCTGGGTTCGGAACTGGGCTACAAGATCCAGGTTGTCTCGCCGGAAGACGAAGAGCGCGAACTGCTGAGCACGTTCGACATCGACTTCGACGCCGAGCTTGAAGCCGAAGGCGACGACCAGCTGGAAGCACGTCCTCCGGTAGTCACCATCATGGGTCACGTTGACCACGGTAAGACCCGCCTGCTGGATGCCATCCGCAACACCAAGGTTGTTGAAGGTGAAGCCGGCGGCATCACCCAGCACATCGGTGCCTACCAGATCCAGTTCGATCACGAGGGCACCACGCGTCCGATCACCTTCATTGACACCCCGGGCCACGAGGCGTTCACCGCCATGCGTGCACGAGGTGCCAAGGTAACCGACATCGCGGTCCTGGTTGTCGCAGCCGATGACGGCGTCATGCCGCAGACGATTGAAGCGCTGAACCACGCCCAGGCAGCAGATGTGCCGATCGTGGTCGCAGTGAACAAGATCGACAAGGAAGGCGCCAACCCGGAGAAGGTCCGCGGCCAGCTGACCGAATACGGACTGGTTCCCGAAGAATACGGTGGCGACACCATGTTCGTGGAGGTCTCTGCACGCCAGAACCTCAACATTGACGCCCTGCTCGAGGCCGTGCTGCTCACCGCGGACGCTGCCCTGGACATGCGCGCCAACCCGAACAAGGACGCCCGCGGTATCGCGATCGAAGCCAACCTGGACAAGGGCCGCGGTGCAGTTGCAACCGTCCTGGTCCAGTCCGGAACACTGAAGGTCGGCGACACGATCGTTGCCGGAACGGCCCACGGCCGCGTCCGCGCCATGTTCGACGAGAACGGCGCAAACGTTACCGAAGCCGGACCTTCCCGTCCGGTCCAGGTGCTGGGTCTGTCCAACGTTCCCCGTGCCGGTGACACGTTCTTCGTTACCGACGACGAGCGCACCGCCCGCCAGATCGCTGAGAAGCGTGAAGCTGCGGACCGCAACGCCGCGCTGGCCAAGCGCCGCAAGCGCATCAGCCTCGAGGACTTCGACCAGGCCGTCGCCGACGGCAAGGTTGACACCCTTAACCTCATCCTCAAGGGTGACGTTTCCGGTGCCGTGGAAGCCCTGGAAGACTCGCTGCTCAAGATCGACGTTGGCGAAGGCGTGCAGCTGCGCGTCATCCACCGCGGCGTCGGTGCCATCACGCAGAACGACGTCAACCTGGCGACGGTGGACAACGCCGTCATCATTGGCTTCAACGTCAAGCCGGCCGAGCGCGTTGCCGACCTGGCCGAGCGTGAAGGCGTGGACATGCGCTTCTACTCCGTCATCTACGCAGCAATCGATGACATTGAGCTTGCACTCAAGGGCATGCTCAAGCCGGAGTACGAAGAGGTTCAGCTCGGTACCGCCGAGGTCCGCGAAGTGTTCCGCTCCTCCAAGTTCGGAAACATTGCCGGCTCGATCGTCCGCTCCGGTGTTATCCGGCGCAACGCCAAGGCACGGGTCACCCGCGACGGCAAGGTTATCGGTGACAACCTCACCGTTGACTCGCTCAAGCGGTTCAAGGACGACGCCACCGAGGTCCGCACGGACTTCGAGTGTGGTATCGGCCTCGGCTCGTTCAACGACGTCAAGGAAGGCGACATCATCGAAACCTTCGAAATGCGGGAGAAGCCGCGCGTCTAG